A region of Syntrophales bacterium DNA encodes the following proteins:
- a CDS encoding penicillin acylase family protein yields METRNLHALNKSSFHRFISLTLLIFLIVIFSGCSSSDDPVPRASTVTTTRDAQGVLFIAGAEQDRLYDVFEAMGYAVASDRLWQGETFRRSARGRLAEILGAGTSNAFLNQDKLVRTTGYSDQELADGFAALGAEEKEVINGYVAGFNRRISEIRKDPALLPFEFSAVGITSATLEDWSYKDVLAWAVLMMRNFDVEAQKSGQIDNAALYQGLVAQYGTTAGPKMFEDLRWLDDPSALTYIPNPVKVPLAVSQAARTPLMDNPPSSLPDLRAVAASISETREQIDENLKKINAYVKMGSYAWAIKGTKTATGNPMLYSGPQMGFTVPSIIGEGSIKAGGLNVSGMIITGLPSIVIGRTPHHAWSMQVGHAHTVDYYMEPASAMTLHRTETIKVAGAADVSLPIYRTSHGPVINAAPPIAWKYSHWGYEFKVIKAYLGLARATSMDQFGAAIEDVPLSQHFTYVDRDGNIAYWMSGRDPVRPYGGEWRMPQGAVGAALEWDSAKLIPRSTDRNTSQGYYCGWNNKSRAGYPNSWNNASYSFGPFHRAHVVDDYLAANNNLTYDQVKDIALNIATTDSFGGGGNPWKYVSSYFTTAVNTAPDAPVAARTAALALLTAWDGHFVDGGAASWATGTDRADAWMLMDAWIKEVINLTFEELDANATIQKAKVNGVLFNTLLHGLRTGGVTNYYNWFQNADGAKPQTADAIIVKALDNVLVTLGAQPWGTAKRGTIDFKHDMLGLVHQIPFSSRSTYAHVLEYGSAGPLKIKSMFPLGESGDIRVGGGGAPAFDANFFTMTPAYDNFVYRDFPLF; encoded by the coding sequence ATGGAAACAAGAAATTTGCATGCATTGAACAAATCGTCCTTCCATAGGTTTATCTCACTTACTCTTTTAATTTTTTTAATCGTAATTTTTTCCGGTTGTTCCAGTAGCGACGATCCCGTACCGCGGGCATCCACGGTTACGACGACGCGCGATGCTCAAGGCGTCTTGTTCATCGCCGGGGCGGAGCAGGACCGTCTCTATGACGTCTTTGAAGCCATGGGTTACGCTGTGGCTTCAGACCGTCTGTGGCAGGGGGAAACCTTCAGACGATCCGCCCGGGGGCGACTGGCCGAGATATTGGGCGCCGGGACCTCGAACGCCTTTTTGAACCAGGACAAGCTGGTGCGCACCACCGGCTATTCCGACCAGGAGCTGGCGGATGGTTTTGCCGCGCTGGGGGCGGAAGAGAAGGAAGTCATCAATGGTTATGTGGCAGGTTTCAACCGGCGCATTTCCGAGATTCGCAAGGATCCGGCCCTGCTCCCCTTTGAGTTTTCCGCGGTGGGGATCACGAGTGCGACGCTGGAGGACTGGAGTTACAAGGATGTGCTGGCGTGGGCCGTGCTGATGATGAGAAATTTTGACGTCGAGGCGCAAAAATCAGGCCAGATCGATAATGCTGCATTGTACCAGGGGCTTGTGGCTCAATATGGAACGACCGCAGGGCCAAAAATGTTTGAGGACTTGCGATGGCTTGACGATCCCAGCGCCTTGACCTATATCCCCAATCCAGTGAAAGTTCCCCTTGCCGTGAGCCAGGCAGCGCGGACGCCGCTGATGGATAACCCGCCGTCCTCACTCCCCGATCTGCGCGCGGTTGCTGCGAGCATCTCCGAGACGCGGGAACAGATCGACGAAAACCTGAAAAAGATCAATGCTTACGTGAAGATGGGCAGTTATGCCTGGGCGATCAAGGGGACCAAAACGGCGACCGGCAATCCGATGCTCTACTCCGGCCCGCAGATGGGATTTACGGTTCCCTCAATCATCGGCGAGGGTTCTATAAAAGCCGGCGGCTTGAATGTCTCCGGGATGATAATCACGGGGCTTCCCTCCATTGTCATTGGCCGTACTCCTCATCATGCGTGGTCTATGCAGGTGGGGCACGCCCACACGGTTGATTACTATATGGAACCGGCGTCGGCAATGACTCTGCACAGGACGGAAACGATCAAGGTCGCCGGCGCAGCGGATGTCTCCCTGCCGATATACCGGACGTCTCATGGGCCGGTTATCAACGCGGCTCCCCCCATTGCCTGGAAATATTCTCATTGGGGATATGAATTCAAGGTTATCAAGGCGTATCTTGGCCTGGCCCGGGCGACCAGCATGGATCAGTTCGGGGCGGCTATTGAAGATGTCCCCTTGTCGCAGCATTTTACATATGTTGACAGGGATGGGAACATCGCTTACTGGATGTCGGGCAGGGATCCCGTACGTCCCTATGGCGGCGAATGGCGGATGCCGCAGGGCGCCGTTGGCGCAGCCCTTGAGTGGGATTCGGCAAAGCTGATTCCGCGCTCAACCGATCGCAACACAAGCCAGGGATATTATTGCGGCTGGAACAATAAGTCGCGTGCGGGGTACCCCAATTCCTGGAATAACGCCAGCTACTCCTTCGGCCCCTTCCATCGCGCTCATGTGGTTGATGATTACCTTGCGGCGAATAACAATCTTACCTATGACCAGGTCAAGGATATTGCCCTCAATATCGCCACGACGGATTCCTTCGGCGGCGGGGGCAATCCATGGAAGTATGTTTCTTCGTATTTCACCACGGCGGTGAATACGGCCCCGGATGCGCCTGTTGCTGCCCGGACAGCCGCGCTTGCCCTGCTGACCGCATGGGACGGCCATTTCGTGGATGGGGGCGCCGCCTCCTGGGCCACGGGAACGGACCGTGCCGATGCCTGGATGCTGATGGACGCGTGGATAAAGGAGGTTATTAATCTCACGTTCGAGGAGCTGGACGCCAACGCGACAATTCAAAAGGCAAAGGTCAACGGGGTGCTCTTCAACACGTTGCTGCATGGCCTGCGAACCGGAGGAGTCACAAACTATTACAATTGGTTCCAAAATGCCGATGGAGCCAAGCCGCAGACCGCCGACGCGATTATCGTCAAGGCCCTCGACAATGTGCTTGTTACATTGGGAGCTCAGCCCTGGGGCACGGCCAAACGCGGCACCATCGATTTCAAGCACGATATGCTGGGATTGGTTCACCAGATACCCTTCTCGTCCCGTTCCACCTATGCCCATGTTCTTGAATACGGCAGCGCCGGTCCCCTCAAGATCAAAAGCATGTTCCCACTGGGAGAATCCGGGGATATCCGGGTAGGCGGCGGCGGGGCGCCCGCGTTTGACGCAAATTTCTTCACGATGACGCCTGCGTACGACAATTTCGTTTACCGGGATTTCCCGCTGTTTTAG